Proteins from a genomic interval of Chanos chanos chromosome 3, fChaCha1.1, whole genome shotgun sequence:
- the hint1 gene encoding adenosine 5'-monophosphoramidase HINT1 — MADEIAKAQSAQPGGDTIFGKIIRKEIPAKIIYEDEQCIAFHDVAPQAPTHFLVVPRKPIPQISKAEDSDAALLGHLMIVARKCAAQVGLPKGYRMVVNEGPDGGQSVYHVHVHVLGGRQMGWPPG, encoded by the exons ATGGCTGATGAAATCGCCAAAGCGCAGTCTGCACAGCCTGGAGGAGATACAATTTTTGGTAAAATAATCCGCAAGGAAATTCCGGCCAAAATAATATATGAAGATGAGCAG TGCATAGCTTTCCACGATGTGGCTCCCCAGGCCCCAACTCACTTTTTAGTTGTCCCAAGAAAGCCGATTCCTCAGATTTCTAAAGCAGAGGACAGCGATGCTGCT CTCCTTGGACACCTCATGATTGTTGCCAGGAAGTGTGCAGCACAGGTGGGATTACCCAAAGGCTACCGAATGGTGGTCAATGAAGGCCCAGATGGGGGTCAGTCTGTCTACCATGTCCATGTTCACGTCCTGGGAGGCCGTCAGATGGGCTGGCCTCCTGGCTAA
- the lyrm7 gene encoding complex III assembly factor LYRM7 has product MESRLKVLRVFKALHRTRMEVFKDDHRALTAARLKINEEFRKNKHETSEENIKKMIKIGSDVEAILRTSVVQGEHIGDNRIMLRPRESLLLENVPYCDTPRNKS; this is encoded by the exons ATGGAGAGTCGTCTCAAG GTTCTCCGGGTGTTCAAAGCGTTACACAGAACAAGAATGGAGGTGTTCAAAGATGATCACAGAGCTCTGACAG CTGCTAGGTTAAAAATAAACGAGGAGTTTAGGAAAAACAAGCATGAAACGTCagaagaaaatattaaaaag ATGATCAAAATCGGGTCAGATGTTGAGGCGATACTTCGCACGTCTGTAGTTCAGGGTGAACACATTGGAGACAATAGAATTA TGCTACGACCTCGAGAGAGTCTTCTCCTGGAGAATGTGCCATATTGTGACACACCTAGGAACAAGTCATGA
- the cdc42se2 gene encoding CDC42 small effector protein 2 translates to MSEFWLCFNCCIAEQPQPKRRRRIDRSMIGEPTNFVHTAHVGSGDLFSGMNSVNSIQNQMQSKGGYGGEAMPVNVQMQLVDTKAG, encoded by the exons ATGAGTGAATTCTGGTTGTGCTTCAACTGCTGTATTGCTGAGCAGCCCCAGCCG AAGCGGCGAAGGCGTATTGACCGCAGTATGATCGGCGAGCCGACAAACTTTGTTCACACAGCTCATGTAGGCTCAGGGGATCTCTTCAGTGGCATGAACTCT GTGAATTCTATTCAGAACCAAATGCAGTCAAAAGGGGGCTATGGAGGAGAGGCCATGCCTGTCAATGTGCAGATGCAGCTTGTGGACACAAAAGCTGGATAA